In Cydia amplana chromosome 13, ilCydAmpl1.1, whole genome shotgun sequence, a single genomic region encodes these proteins:
- the LOC134653297 gene encoding uncharacterized protein LOC134653297, whose product MATKTSIGNLSQFDPNTQEWEIFSSRLKQFIVLNEIKDEMKQAVLLTHLHDDTYRLLKNLVYPKKVEVVGYDELLKVLDGHFTPKRCTFADGHFSGGPFLRSKFYEATRDVGESVEKWAARIRGLAVHCEFGTSLDMLLLDKFVLGLRAGKERERLFEQDVTTLTLAKAMELAQQTEPMSITIQGSLGRRRK is encoded by the exons ATGGCTACTAAAACTTCTATCGGAAATTTAAGTCAGTTTGACCCTAATACCCAAGAATGGGAAATTTTCAGTAGTCGTTTGAAGCAGTTCATCGTTTTAAACGAAATTAAAGATGAGATGAAACAGGCAGTGCTACTGACACACCTGCATGACGATACATACCGGTTATTGAAGAACCTTGTGTACCCAAAAAAGGTAGAAGTCGTTGGGTACGACGAGCTGTTGAAGGTGCTCGACGGTCATTTTACTCCGAAGAGGTGTACCTTCGCTGatgggcatttctcaggagggccatttttacgt AGCAAATTCTACGAGGCAACGCGTGACGTGGGGGAGAGTGTCGAGAAGTGGGCGGCTAGGATCAGAGGACTCGCCGTGCACTGCGAGTTTGGAACCTCGCTGGACATGCTGCTGCTGGACAAGTTCGTGCTGGGACTACGCGCCGGCAAGGAGCGCGAGCGACTCTTCGAGCAGGACGTCACCACGCTCACGCTGGCGAAGGCGATGGAGCTGGCACAGCAGACGGA GCCGATGAGTATTACGATACAGGGCTCTCTGGGGAGGAGGAGGAAGTAG